A DNA window from Anaerocolumna sp. AGMB13020 contains the following coding sequences:
- a CDS encoding NAD(P)-dependent oxidoreductase, translating into MKILIVGYFTEISKSIITRHFPNDWEVVIVPPGEEMLQHMKDCQVIIPEHIKVDHKLLSIAKNLKLVQTGAGYDNVDIDACTQLGIWAANASGVNAKAVAEHVMALILSFYKNIPFLDAFMKNKIDESKLDYTGSELTGKTIGIIGFGAIGKKVAEFCRVFDMNVLVYARNAVVHSEDFVKLTDFDYLVRTSDIVTVHASLNPETRQLIDKEVFRKMKNTALFINTARGGIVNEKDLIDALKNGDISGACLDVFEAEPLSTNSELRKLSNVILTPHTAGMPDGLKFHKKRYDFFVNNIKRVENGEEPENKLNQLK; encoded by the coding sequence AGTAGTAATTGTTCCGCCTGGAGAAGAAATGTTGCAGCATATGAAAGATTGCCAGGTAATCATACCTGAACATATCAAAGTGGATCACAAGCTACTTTCCATCGCAAAAAATTTAAAATTAGTCCAGACGGGTGCTGGATACGATAATGTAGATATCGATGCCTGCACGCAACTCGGCATTTGGGCTGCTAATGCTTCAGGAGTCAATGCAAAGGCAGTGGCCGAGCACGTAATGGCATTGATATTGTCATTTTATAAAAATATACCGTTTCTTGATGCTTTCATGAAAAACAAGATAGATGAAAGTAAATTAGATTATACCGGAAGTGAATTAACAGGTAAAACCATTGGAATTATAGGTTTCGGTGCTATTGGTAAAAAAGTAGCTGAGTTTTGCAGGGTTTTTGATATGAATGTGCTGGTATATGCTAGAAATGCTGTTGTACATTCTGAGGATTTTGTAAAGCTGACGGATTTTGATTATCTTGTAAGAACATCAGATATAGTAACTGTACATGCATCCCTGAATCCAGAAACCAGGCAGCTAATCGATAAAGAAGTATTCAGGAAGATGAAGAATACTGCACTTTTTATCAATACCGCCCGTGGTGGCATTGTCAATGAAAAAGACTTAATAGATGCTTTAAAAAATGGAGATATTTCAGGTGCATGCCTGGATGTGTTTGAAGCGGAACCGCTTTCAACCAATAGTGAACTTCGGAAGCTGAGCAATGTAATACTTACTCCACATACAGCAGGGATGCCTGACGGGCTAAAATTCCATAAAAAAAGATATGATTTCTTTGTGAACAATATAAAACGTGTAGAGAATGGCGAAGAGCCTGAAAACAAGCTCAATCAGCTGAAATAG